In a genomic window of Methanosarcina horonobensis HB-1 = JCM 15518:
- a CDS encoding DUF2206 domain-containing protein, whose protein sequence is MYSNLGYIRVSNRNLLIVCLSIQLAFLGTVGFDLLNLNIPVLRQLIGFIYLTFIPGFLILETLRLNKLSLIEVILYSTGLSLCFLMFLGVLINFLFPLVGISSPLSDIPLIVTISFVVILLFIFNMSTKSNSYYEFEYKNTSFLFILFLLLIPFLAIFGTLLVNFYQNNLLLMISILIIIGVVIFLVFKDSISKNVYPLSIYVISIFLLYHYSLISMDLCGWDINTEYYFSRLTVQNSFWDPDLSNNVNSMISIGVLMPVYSILLNLDLIWIFKIICPLLFSLVPLCLYSIYIKQTNEKVALLSAYFFVTLFVFYTEMLSLVRQQIAEFFLILLISLMVNGNLSNSKRSFLCIIFSFSLVVSHYGLSYIYMFSLIFSGILLFISNNLWIKKLKNMSHFINIFASPKKVFITQSYILLFVVFALAYYIYTSNSSAFLSLTRMINHTFNSIFTDFLDPGSPSGFSHITSSSISPLYNVAKYLHIFSQFLIIVGVITSLKETKFINITTEYKLFSIIYLLILVVSIVFPFIEISFSTSRIYHISLIFLSPFCVIGGITIIKLTSNILNISWTEKRFKNSLKILSIFFSILLLFNTKFIFVIANERPTSIPLGQEKIDLYGDEDDIISFYSQYHPETEINGAKWLSRYREHSFNIYADRAQVYNKLTSYIMPKEYGLVELTNDTTINENAYVFLGYSNVHFGLMFNKKYSEKSWYGINEISQILDTSFLVYSNSGSGIYYKPKV, encoded by the coding sequence GTGTACAGTAATCTTGGCTATATCAGAGTAAGTAACCGAAATCTCCTAATTGTGTGTTTGTCCATTCAATTGGCTTTTCTGGGAACTGTTGGATTTGATTTGTTAAATTTAAATATTCCAGTTCTAAGACAACTAATTGGTTTCATATATCTAACATTTATACCTGGATTTTTAATTCTCGAAACACTTAGATTAAATAAATTGAGTTTAATAGAAGTCATTTTATATTCCACAGGTTTAAGTTTATGTTTTTTAATGTTTTTAGGCGTGCTAATAAACTTTTTATTCCCTTTAGTCGGAATTTCTTCCCCACTATCTGATATTCCTCTGATAGTCACAATAAGCTTTGTAGTTATTTTATTATTTATTTTTAATATGTCTACAAAGAGTAATTCTTATTACGAGTTTGAATATAAAAATACTTCCTTTTTATTTATACTTTTTTTATTGTTAATTCCTTTTTTAGCAATTTTTGGAACATTGTTGGTTAATTTCTATCAAAATAACTTATTATTAATGATATCAATTCTAATAATCATTGGAGTAGTGATTTTTCTTGTTTTTAAGGATTCTATCTCTAAAAATGTTTACCCATTATCTATTTATGTCATTTCTATTTTCTTGTTGTATCACTATTCGTTGATATCTATGGATCTATGTGGATGGGATATTAATACAGAATACTATTTTTCAAGACTTACAGTACAAAATTCATTCTGGGATCCGGACTTATCGAATAATGTCAATTCAATGATCAGTATTGGTGTATTAATGCCAGTTTATTCTATCTTGTTGAATCTAGATTTAATTTGGATCTTTAAAATAATATGTCCGCTATTGTTTTCCTTAGTTCCTCTTTGTCTTTATAGCATATACATTAAACAAACAAATGAAAAAGTAGCACTTCTATCAGCTTATTTTTTTGTAACATTGTTTGTTTTTTACACAGAAATGTTATCTTTGGTTAGACAACAAATCGCTGAATTTTTTTTGATATTATTGATTTCTTTGATGGTAAATGGAAATCTCAGTAACTCAAAGAGATCTTTCTTATGTATTATTTTTAGTTTTTCTTTAGTTGTGTCTCACTATGGTTTGAGTTACATATATATGTTCAGTCTTATCTTTTCAGGAATTTTATTATTTATATCTAATAATTTGTGGATAAAAAAACTTAAAAATATGTCTCACTTTATAAATATATTTGCAAGCCCAAAAAAGGTCTTTATCACTCAATCTTATATTTTGCTTTTCGTTGTATTCGCATTGGCGTATTATATATATACCTCAAATTCTTCTGCGTTTTTGTCTCTTACTAGAATGATTAATCACACGTTTAATTCTATATTCACTGATTTTTTAGACCCTGGGAGTCCTTCTGGTTTCAGTCACATAACAAGTAGTTCAATTTCACCACTTTATAATGTCGCTAAATATCTTCACATATTCTCACAATTTCTTATTATTGTAGGAGTTATAACCTCTTTAAAAGAAACCAAGTTTATAAATATCACAACTGAATACAAGTTATTTTCCATTATTTATTTACTTATTTTAGTAGTATCTATCGTCTTCCCTTTTATAGAAATATCTTTCAGTACGTCAAGAATTTATCATATATCTTTAATATTTTTATCCCCCTTTTGTGTTATTGGTGGAATTACGATTATCAAACTTACTTCTAACATACTTAATATTTCTTGGACAGAAAAGCGATTTAAGAATTCACTAAAAATATTATCTATATTCTTTTCCATACTATTATTATTTAATACTAAATTTATTTTTGTAATTGCAAACGAAAGGCCGACGTCAATTCCTCTAGGTCAAGAAAAAATTGATCTGTATGGAGATGAAGATGATATAATTAGTTTTTATTCTCAATATCATCCTGAAACTGAAATTAATGGTGCAAAATGGTTATCACGATATAGAGAACATTCTTTTAATATTTATGCAGATAGAGCTCAAGTGTACAATAAACTTACCAGCTATATAATGCCAAAAGAGTATGGTTTGGTAGAGTTGACAAATGACACAACAATAAATGAGAATGCATATGTTTTTTTAGGTTACTCTAACGTCCATTTTGGATTGATGTTTAATAAAAAATATAGTGAAAAAAGTTGGTACGGTATTAATGAAATTTCTCAAATACTCGATACCTCATTCTTGGTTTATTCAAATAGTGGATCGGGCATATATTATAAGCCAAAAGTATAA
- a CDS encoding oligosaccharide flippase family protein, protein MLKLRTIKNKNGLLFMNQYISNSRVTFLKSPLLKNSFFMMLYSISSAGFGFVFWTLAAKFYSPLDVGIATALLSSMNLIVLFSRFGLDYSIIRFFPEYDKNSIFNTSWIVTTFFAVVFGILFIIGIDVLSPNLNFLKSPSNACTYLIFLSANSFAILAGISFVALRKAGLQFIQSLFVSTRILFLLPFIKLKAIGIFDAIGASFIVASIFSIIYLALFGIKLNFKIDKTFLNEAFNFSVGNYLAVWFTTAPNYILPLLVLNILGVEETAYYYIAFSIASLLFMIPGSISMSLLVEGSYGKELKKMIIKSFSIVFSIIIPALVILYFESDWFLNIFGKTYSENGGDLLKIMIFTSIFMTITSIYITIKRIQKDVNEIVILSGIIFLILIGSSYIFMLKFGLIGIGYAWVLSYGIGTVITGVLVWKNKWI, encoded by the coding sequence ATGTTAAAACTTAGAACAATAAAAAATAAAAATGGACTTTTGTTTATGAATCAGTACATATCTAATAGCCGAGTTACCTTTTTGAAGAGTCCCTTACTCAAAAACTCATTTTTTATGATGCTTTACTCAATTTCGAGCGCAGGTTTTGGGTTTGTCTTCTGGACTTTAGCTGCAAAGTTTTACTCACCCCTAGACGTCGGCATTGCAACAGCGTTGCTTTCATCAATGAATCTCATAGTCCTGTTTTCTAGATTTGGTTTAGATTATTCTATTATTCGTTTTTTCCCTGAATATGACAAAAATAGTATATTCAATACATCTTGGATAGTTACAACTTTTTTTGCAGTTGTTTTTGGAATATTATTTATCATAGGAATTGATGTACTATCTCCAAACTTAAACTTCTTAAAGTCTCCATCGAATGCATGTACATACCTAATATTTCTATCTGCAAACTCCTTCGCAATTCTTGCAGGAATTTCATTTGTTGCGCTTCGCAAAGCTGGTCTTCAATTTATTCAAAGTCTTTTCGTAAGTACTAGGATATTATTTCTTCTTCCATTCATAAAACTGAAAGCCATAGGTATTTTTGACGCAATAGGAGCTTCATTTATAGTTGCATCTATATTCTCAATAATATATCTCGCTCTCTTTGGAATAAAATTGAACTTTAAAATTGATAAAACCTTTCTAAACGAAGCATTTAATTTTTCTGTTGGAAATTATCTTGCAGTATGGTTTACAACAGCTCCAAATTATATTCTTCCACTTCTTGTGTTGAACATACTAGGTGTAGAAGAAACCGCCTATTACTATATCGCTTTTTCTATAGCTTCTTTACTTTTTATGATACCAGGATCCATTAGCATGTCTCTACTTGTAGAAGGAAGTTATGGGAAAGAATTGAAGAAGATGATAATAAAATCATTTAGTATTGTATTTTCTATCATAATTCCTGCTTTAGTTATTCTTTACTTTGAAAGCGATTGGTTTTTAAACATATTTGGAAAAACGTATTCAGAAAATGGTGGTGATTTGTTAAAAATTATGATCTTTACAAGTATTTTTATGACCATAACTTCAATATATATTACAATAAAAAGGATTCAAAAAGATGTTAATGAGATTGTGATATTAAGCGGGATTATATTTTTAATCCTTATTGGATCAAGTTATATATTTATGCTTAAATTTGGACTTATTGGTATTGGATATGCATGGGTATTAAGCTATGGAATTGGTACAGTAATTACAGGAGTACTTGTTTGGAAAAACAAATGGATTTAA
- a CDS encoding glycosyltransferase family 2 protein, translating into MNGELLMGKSARIFIKKEEISDVRGTSPQNVTVVLPALNEEVSIGSIVLLTKYFSDNVIVVDDGSTDRTAEIARNAGAYVVVHEVNKGKGAALRTGFKAAADFGADIIVTMDSDGQHNPADIPKLVAPIIDGYAEMVNGSRYLSHRDKNTPIYRRVGQTILDTATNMNSGLKITDSQSGFRAFAASTKDIFRFSAQGMAIESEMLADAGKSGLRIKEVEIGVRYDVDCSTVNPIKHGLGVLVMVLKDIEFYRPLYYFTAPGIALGAGGLIMGAHFLHEFILGRGLDFGPTMLMILFIMIGTFMALTGILLHSVSAIMRETKAV; encoded by the coding sequence ATGAATGGTGAACTGCTCATGGGCAAAAGTGCCCGGATATTTATAAAAAAAGAGGAAATTTCAGATGTAAGGGGTACATCTCCTCAAAATGTAACCGTGGTTCTCCCTGCCCTCAACGAGGAAGTATCTATTGGCAGCATAGTGCTTCTTACAAAGTATTTCTCCGACAACGTTATCGTGGTCGATGACGGTAGCACTGATCGCACAGCTGAAATTGCCAGAAATGCAGGAGCTTATGTGGTTGTTCACGAGGTTAATAAAGGCAAAGGTGCAGCTCTCAGGACCGGATTTAAGGCCGCAGCAGACTTCGGTGCGGATATTATAGTTACAATGGATTCTGATGGTCAGCACAACCCTGCAGATATCCCAAAACTTGTAGCCCCCATTATTGACGGTTATGCAGAAATGGTGAATGGTAGCCGTTATCTTAGCCACAGGGATAAAAATACCCCGATTTACCGCCGTGTCGGCCAGACTATTCTTGATACAGCCACAAATATGAATTCCGGCCTCAAGATTACAGATTCTCAGAGTGGTTTTCGCGCTTTTGCAGCTTCAACAAAAGATATCTTTCGCTTCAGTGCACAGGGTATGGCAATAGAGAGTGAAATGCTCGCAGATGCAGGCAAATCGGGCCTCCGCATAAAAGAAGTAGAAATCGGAGTCCGTTATGACGTTGACTGCTCAACCGTAAACCCGATAAAACATGGTTTAGGCGTCCTTGTCATGGTTTTAAAGGATATCGAGTTTTACAGGCCTCTCTATTACTTCACAGCCCCCGGAATTGCTCTTGGAGCAGGCGGTCTGATTATGGGTGCCCATTTTCTGCATGAATTTATTCTTGGTAGAGGGCTGGATTTCGGGCCTACGATGCTTATGATCCTGTTTATCATGATAGGGACTTTTATGGCATTGACCGGAATATTGCTGCATTCGGTGTCTGCGATTATGAGGGAGACGAAGGCGGTTTAA
- a CDS encoding DUF354 domain-containing protein, producing MTRIWIDIINPSHALFFNSLIPELSSHQLDITIRDRAETVKLCKSFGINGRVIGTDYVDPLKKSVNMVYRTLKLSTSIPKFDISLSFENGMCVFGSKVRGNPSILFCDNDLKFSQKKSFLQDLESDIKSLASYVFIPRVCRENFSIMFDDTQLITYNGCKEDIYIADYIPDPDFLDKIPFNDFVVVRPEALGSFYVKENKTIVPEILKRFEKENVNVIYLPREKEDIKYAEGCKFYTPDNPLNGLDLCYYANAVLTGSGTLAREAACMGTTSISFFPSSKLLSVDQYFVDQGRILHSRDVNEIMDYINKNIQNGKRRDLKKCKAIKKDFLSKLQKNLN from the coding sequence ATGACCCGAATATGGATAGATATTATAAACCCTTCTCATGCCCTTTTTTTCAACTCATTGATTCCTGAACTATCCTCCCATCAGCTTGATATTACCATAAGAGATAGAGCAGAAACAGTGAAACTATGCAAATCTTTTGGAATAAATGGTCGAGTTATAGGGACAGATTATGTCGATCCTTTGAAAAAATCAGTAAACATGGTTTATAGAACTCTAAAACTCTCTACATCTATACCTAAATTTGATATATCACTTTCCTTTGAGAATGGGATGTGTGTATTCGGTTCAAAAGTTAGAGGAAATCCTTCAATTCTGTTCTGTGACAACGACCTGAAGTTTTCCCAAAAAAAGTCTTTTTTGCAGGATCTGGAATCAGACATAAAGAGCCTTGCAAGTTATGTATTTATTCCCAGGGTTTGTAGAGAAAATTTCAGTATAATGTTTGATGATACTCAATTAATAACATATAACGGATGTAAAGAAGATATCTATATTGCAGATTATATCCCCGATCCCGATTTTCTGGACAAAATTCCTTTCAATGATTTTGTAGTAGTACGTCCGGAAGCACTCGGATCTTTCTATGTTAAAGAAAATAAGACTATCGTACCTGAAATTCTGAAAAGGTTTGAAAAGGAAAATGTTAATGTAATCTATCTTCCCAGAGAAAAAGAAGATATAAAATATGCTGAAGGATGCAAATTTTATACTCCTGATAACCCGCTAAATGGCCTTGACCTTTGTTATTATGCAAATGCGGTACTAACTGGTTCGGGAACACTTGCAAGAGAGGCTGCTTGTATGGGTACTACTTCGATTTCTTTTTTTCCAAGTTCTAAGCTTCTTTCAGTTGACCAATACTTTGTTGATCAGGGTAGAATTCTACATTCCAGGGATGTGAATGAAATTATGGATTACATAAATAAAAATATACAAAATGGCAAAAGGAGAGATCTCAAGAAGTGCAAAGCTATTAAAAAAGATTTTTTATCTAAATTACAAAAAAATCTTAACTAA
- a CDS encoding glycosyltransferase family 2 protein, whose protein sequence is MYILVTPAKNEAENLPDLIKSILSQTVKPNLWVIVDDGSTDATPEILANNEFGDWIKTIRLQPHPRDITFHYSFVCKNGFDYAIDFCTQMQIEYEFIGLIDADTLLENQYFEKLIDEFKTDPYIGIASGGIYYDNEGKLELDSVNKEYPRGTGRLWRKTCFMETEGYLIEPSPDSISNIKALLIGWKVKQFKNIIAIQKRMTSSADGLWKGYKSNGFIAYYLNKHPLLVFLNTIFYSTRNPYYVGIPYLYGYLLSIIKRKSKIRDKEIKDFFWNTRLKELISINIINIIR, encoded by the coding sequence ATGTATATTCTTGTTACGCCTGCAAAAAATGAAGCTGAAAACTTACCGGACCTCATTAAATCTATACTCAGTCAAACAGTGAAGCCTAATTTATGGGTTATTGTTGACGATGGTAGTACGGATGCTACTCCTGAAATATTGGCAAATAATGAGTTTGGTGACTGGATCAAAACTATAAGACTTCAACCTCATCCAAGGGATATAACTTTTCATTATAGTTTTGTGTGTAAAAACGGTTTTGATTATGCTATTGATTTTTGTACACAAATGCAAATAGAATATGAATTCATTGGATTAATTGATGCCGATACTCTTCTGGAAAATCAATATTTTGAAAAATTAATCGATGAGTTTAAGACTGATCCGTATATCGGAATCGCTAGTGGTGGTATTTATTATGATAATGAAGGAAAACTCGAATTGGACTCTGTTAACAAGGAGTATCCGAGAGGTACCGGAAGGCTATGGAGAAAAACATGCTTTATGGAAACTGAAGGTTACCTCATTGAACCCTCTCCGGATTCGATTTCAAACATTAAAGCTTTATTAATAGGATGGAAAGTTAAACAATTTAAAAATATAATCGCTATTCAAAAAAGAATGACAAGTAGTGCGGATGGATTGTGGAAAGGGTACAAATCAAACGGATTTATAGCTTACTATTTGAATAAGCATCCGTTACTTGTTTTTCTCAATACGATTTTTTATAGCACCAGAAATCCGTACTATGTTGGAATTCCGTATTTGTACGGATACCTGTTATCTATTATTAAAAGGAAATCTAAAATTAGGGATAAAGAAATTAAGGATTTTTTCTGGAATACCAGGTTAAAAGAATTAATTTCGATTAATATTATCAATATTATTAGATGA
- a CDS encoding glycosyltransferase family 4 protein: MSAAYMETKSDILKSNISIVRVVSSFYPKIGGSITHTIELAQKINPYLTDQLILAPKTSLDCSEFDKSLGVRILRIKYPALKKIPLIPMEPLIQVLYSISVYSSLRALKKPDIIHTHDISQAVYCSIVGKIFKIPVVGMLHGSTSAYSPVNGMYETILAKLSSPSHAFVLDDGSEAPYKFKKLWGDKVSIVYHAIDTELFNKLPTNKGILKKLKIENAEFIVLSTSSLITVKNIELAIEAFKLFFESVRSNNIYFLIAGDGDQKTFLINLVKSYQLENNVKFLGEVSSSEVVELLSIADVVVATSLYSNMNRSVQEAMSCEKAVIAFDSGGTGKLIKHMENGILVKKNDVANLAKSIQLFYNSQDLKFSIGTRARNFIISERSWDKRIKQELEIYDKLLTRK; encoded by the coding sequence ATGTCTGCTGCATACATGGAAACCAAAAGTGATATTCTTAAAAGTAATATCTCGATTGTAAGAGTTGTATCCAGCTTTTATCCTAAAATAGGGGGTTCGATCACTCATACTATAGAACTAGCTCAAAAAATCAATCCATATCTCACTGACCAATTAATTTTAGCTCCAAAAACTAGTCTGGATTGTTCCGAATTTGACAAAAGCCTGGGAGTTCGTATTCTAAGGATTAAATACCCTGCACTCAAAAAAATCCCTTTAATACCAATGGAACCTTTAATACAAGTTCTATATTCGATCAGTGTATATTCTTCGTTGAGAGCCCTAAAAAAGCCTGATATTATTCATACTCATGATATCTCTCAAGCTGTATATTGCAGTATTGTAGGTAAAATATTTAAAATTCCCGTCGTTGGAATGTTACACGGTTCTACAAGCGCTTATTCTCCTGTCAATGGAATGTACGAGACTATACTTGCTAAACTCTCAAGTCCCAGCCATGCATTTGTTTTAGATGACGGATCTGAAGCTCCTTATAAGTTTAAGAAACTATGGGGAGATAAAGTATCAATTGTATATCATGCAATAGATACGGAGTTATTTAATAAATTACCCACTAACAAAGGTATACTAAAAAAATTAAAGATTGAGAATGCAGAATTTATCGTTCTGTCAACGAGCTCACTGATTACTGTAAAAAATATAGAGCTAGCGATTGAAGCTTTCAAATTATTTTTTGAGTCAGTTAGATCAAATAACATATACTTTTTAATAGCTGGAGATGGGGACCAAAAGACCTTTTTAATTAATTTAGTAAAAAGTTATCAACTGGAAAATAACGTTAAGTTTCTTGGCGAGGTTTCTTCCTCTGAAGTGGTAGAACTTCTATCAATAGCTGACGTAGTCGTAGCAACTAGCTTATATAGTAATATGAATCGGTCAGTTCAAGAAGCAATGTCTTGTGAAAAAGCTGTAATTGCTTTTGATAGTGGAGGGACAGGTAAATTAATCAAACATATGGAAAATGGAATACTGGTAAAAAAGAATGATGTAGCTAACCTTGCAAAAAGTATTCAACTTTTTTATAATTCTCAAGATCTAAAATTCTCAATTGGTACCAGGGCCAGGAATTTCATAATCAGTGAGCGAAGTTGGGATAAACGAATTAAACAAGAGTTAGAAATTTACGATAAGTTATTAACTAGAAAATAA
- a CDS encoding nucleotide sugar dehydrogenase has product MSKICVLGQGYIGLPTALLFANNGHEVVGIDVNKRVVDTLKAGKMPFEEKGFQELLDGAVARKAFRAESLVEEADVFLVAVPTPFDSEMRMADLKYVVSACEMIVPYLKKGNLVIIESTIPPNTCEKQVKQILEKSTLKMCEDFCVSHCPERAIPGNTLHEMVYNDRVIGGVDEKSTQLTADLYSSFVKGNLHLTTSTTAEMIKLMENTFRDVNIALANEFAQIADDYGIDVWKAIEIANKHPRVNILKPGPGVGGHCIAIDPWFLTENANNSSLIMMSRQINDSMPQYVLKMVKEMLTGIENPIITVFGIAYKGDIADTRATPAKKFIKLAEKEGFKIKIYDPFVKEWNYPILGLEEAVEGSDCIVVLTDHSEFRNVDPENLHNKMRKPNIIDTRNIINKDLLEKSGYKIKIIGTR; this is encoded by the coding sequence TTGTCAAAAATCTGTGTACTCGGTCAAGGATATATTGGCCTACCAACAGCTCTTCTTTTTGCGAACAATGGTCATGAAGTCGTGGGCATTGATGTAAATAAACGTGTTGTTGACACTCTCAAAGCAGGCAAGATGCCTTTTGAAGAGAAAGGCTTCCAGGAACTTCTGGACGGAGCCGTTGCCAGAAAAGCTTTCCGAGCAGAATCTCTTGTGGAAGAAGCCGATGTTTTCCTTGTAGCCGTTCCAACACCCTTCGATTCGGAAATGAGGATGGCAGACCTCAAATATGTGGTATCTGCCTGCGAAATGATTGTTCCCTACCTGAAAAAAGGTAATCTCGTAATTATAGAATCTACAATTCCACCCAACACCTGTGAAAAGCAGGTAAAACAAATCCTGGAAAAATCCACCCTCAAAATGTGTGAAGACTTCTGTGTCTCCCACTGCCCGGAGAGGGCAATTCCCGGAAATACCCTTCACGAAATGGTTTACAACGATCGCGTAATCGGCGGCGTAGATGAAAAATCTACCCAGCTTACAGCCGACCTTTATTCTTCCTTTGTAAAAGGCAACCTCCACCTCACAACCAGCACAACCGCAGAAATGATAAAACTGATGGAAAATACCTTCCGAGACGTCAACATCGCGCTTGCCAACGAATTCGCCCAGATAGCAGACGACTACGGCATAGATGTCTGGAAAGCTATCGAAATAGCAAATAAGCATCCTCGTGTAAACATTCTAAAGCCTGGTCCAGGAGTAGGCGGACATTGCATAGCAATTGATCCCTGGTTCTTGACAGAAAACGCAAACAACAGCAGCCTCATTATGATGTCCAGGCAAATAAACGATTCCATGCCTCAGTATGTTTTAAAAATGGTAAAAGAAATGCTTACAGGTATTGAAAATCCGATAATTACAGTTTTTGGAATTGCATATAAAGGAGACATTGCAGATACAAGAGCTACTCCGGCCAAGAAGTTTATCAAACTTGCAGAAAAGGAAGGCTTCAAGATTAAGATTTATGATCCGTTTGTGAAAGAATGGAACTATCCGATTCTGGGATTGGAAGAGGCTGTTGAGGGAAGTGACTGTATTGTTGTGTTGACGGATCATTCGGAGTTTAGGAATGTGGATCCTGAAAATTTACATAATAAAATGAGAAAGCCGAATATTATAGATACAAGAAATATCATTAACAAAGATTTATTGGAGAAATCAGGTTATAAAATAAAAATTATCGGAACTAGATGA
- a CDS encoding glycosyltransferase family 4 protein — MKILHIGDVAGVPQNIAQAQRELGYKSDVLSYKKHPFRYKTDFCYPITSKFPYNYIKMFFIFLKFVKKYDVYHFHSGTILPKGIDLVLWRILNKKTIVHHHGSELRFKGEKYLYSRFANKILVSTPDLLEWSPKGIWLPNPADTREYKFTEFNYQTHKLRILHAPSSREIKGTEYVVQAIDKLKKDGYDVEFILLENVPHDEVIRQLRIADIVVDWINPSFGIYGVFSIEAMCMGKPVLCFIKKDLVDKYYTNLPILNTYPEFMYENLTKLIENPEERAKFGVKSRKYVEEVHDSRVVIKKLIEMYNNN, encoded by the coding sequence ATGAAGATATTACATATTGGAGATGTAGCTGGAGTGCCTCAAAATATAGCCCAAGCACAAAGAGAATTAGGTTATAAAAGTGATGTCCTTTCGTATAAAAAACATCCTTTCAGGTATAAAACGGACTTTTGTTATCCTATAACATCTAAGTTTCCATATAATTACATAAAAATGTTTTTTATTTTTTTAAAATTTGTTAAGAAATACGATGTATATCATTTTCACAGCGGAACTATTCTTCCAAAAGGTATTGATCTAGTCTTGTGGAGAATATTGAACAAAAAAACAATTGTACACCACCATGGCTCTGAACTTCGATTTAAAGGTGAAAAATATCTTTACTCCAGGTTTGCAAATAAAATCCTTGTTTCAACCCCCGATCTTCTTGAATGGTCTCCTAAAGGAATATGGTTACCAAACCCAGCAGATACAAGGGAATACAAGTTCACAGAGTTTAATTATCAGACCCACAAATTAAGGATTTTACACGCTCCAAGTTCCAGAGAAATAAAGGGCACCGAGTATGTGGTACAGGCAATAGATAAATTAAAAAAAGATGGATATGATGTTGAATTTATCCTATTAGAAAATGTACCCCATGATGAAGTTATAAGGCAACTTAGAATTGCCGATATAGTCGTAGATTGGATTAACCCTAGTTTTGGAATATATGGAGTGTTTTCAATTGAAGCTATGTGTATGGGAAAACCGGTTTTATGCTTCATCAAAAAAGATTTGGTAGATAAATACTATACAAACTTGCCTATATTGAATACATATCCGGAGTTTATGTATGAAAATTTAACTAAGTTAATCGAAAATCCAGAAGAGAGAGCTAAATTTGGAGTTAAAAGTCGAAAATATGTTGAAGAAGTTCATGATTCCAGAGTGGTAATAAAAAAGTTAATTGAAATGTATAATAACAACTGA